Proteins encoded together in one uncultured Desulfosarcina sp. window:
- a CDS encoding DUF3108 domain-containing protein, producing MKAVTLPMADVCRTARFRVAILLAVIVLVTELTGMAAEHPEQDAHLAVETGVEFQPRLGEYHYEIRWARQRVATGIIAIRNDGDQYVLTADQRTTEFVDRIYRVRYRGETRIDAADLAPVASTIEEEVKKRRKVQRAKYDKASGTVTVEETRTRGSQAEKEAKAYEIQSDTGILDVFSAIFLARSFDWSIGERHAFMVFIGEKQYDVFLDCIGMDAIEIEGNPQPVWVIQPGIRKSTETELSSVSQKTRIFIAADESRDIVKIKTQPGIGTVTLRLVKYLE from the coding sequence TTGAAAGCCGTAACCCTGCCCATGGCCGATGTGTGCCGCACTGCCCGCTTCCGTGTGGCGATATTGCTGGCGGTGATCGTCCTGGTCACCGAACTGACAGGCATGGCTGCCGAACATCCGGAACAGGATGCACACCTGGCGGTCGAGACCGGGGTGGAATTTCAGCCCCGTTTGGGAGAGTATCATTACGAAATCCGATGGGCACGACAGCGTGTTGCAACCGGAATTATTGCCATCCGGAACGACGGAGATCAATATGTGCTCACTGCGGATCAGCGAACCACCGAGTTTGTCGACAGAATATATCGGGTGCGATACCGAGGTGAAACACGAATCGATGCCGCAGACCTGGCGCCTGTGGCGTCCACCATCGAGGAGGAGGTCAAAAAACGCAGGAAAGTTCAACGAGCGAAATACGATAAGGCCTCCGGTACAGTCACGGTAGAGGAAACCCGAACGCGGGGAAGTCAGGCCGAAAAAGAAGCAAAGGCGTATGAAATACAATCCGACACAGGTATTTTGGACGTATTTTCAGCCATCTTCCTGGCACGCAGCTTCGATTGGAGCATTGGCGAGCGGCATGCGTTTATGGTTTTTATCGGTGAGAAACAGTACGATGTGTTCCTGGATTGCATCGGCATGGATGCAATTGAAATCGAAGGAAATCCCCAACCGGTATGGGTGATTCAACCCGGGATTCGAAAAAGCACGGAGACCGAGCTGTCTTCCGTATCCCAAAAGACCCGGATATTCATTGCTGCGGACGAGTCCAGGGATATCGTCAAAATTAAGACGCAACCCGGCATTGGTACCGTGACGCTAAGACTGGTGAAATACCTGGAGTAA
- a CDS encoding ABC transporter ATP-binding protein — protein sequence MKNEKLLTVKDLTVEFRIGRRRKIEAVSGVSLGIGVGETLGLVGESGCGKSTIARSIVGLQKPKKGRIIYSGQDLLQCTNQRMKQIRPQVQMIFQDAVASLNPGRKIGKTIEEPLRVTGWADRQERGHLTHEIMKAVGLDPEQMASRYPHEFSGGQCQRVSLARALILRPRLLICDEPVSSLDVSIQAQILNLLENMKRRFELTMLFISHDLSVVKNISDRVAVMYLGKICEVASSEELYRSPRHPYTALLLASVPEPDTTPKKQKKGTPHGEIPSPADPPPGCRFHTRCPNAQDICIEVEPELKRVAVGGQAACHFPL from the coding sequence TTGAAAAACGAAAAACTTCTCACCGTCAAGGATCTCACCGTCGAGTTTCGCATCGGCAGACGCAGGAAGATAGAAGCGGTTTCCGGTGTGAGCCTTGGTATCGGCGTCGGTGAAACGCTCGGGCTGGTCGGTGAATCAGGCTGCGGTAAATCGACGATTGCCAGGTCGATTGTCGGTCTTCAAAAACCGAAGAAAGGCAGGATTATCTATTCAGGGCAGGATCTTTTGCAGTGCACGAACCAGCGGATGAAACAAATCAGGCCACAGGTACAGATGATATTCCAGGATGCGGTCGCATCGTTGAATCCGGGCAGAAAGATCGGCAAAACCATTGAAGAACCGCTGCGCGTAACCGGATGGGCAGACCGACAGGAAAGAGGGCATCTAACACATGAAATAATGAAGGCCGTGGGTCTTGATCCCGAACAGATGGCTTCGCGCTATCCCCATGAGTTTTCCGGCGGTCAATGCCAGCGCGTCAGTCTTGCCAGGGCATTGATTCTGCGCCCACGCCTGTTGATCTGCGATGAACCGGTATCCTCTTTGGATGTTTCGATCCAGGCCCAGATTCTAAACCTCCTGGAAAATATGAAACGGCGCTTTGAGCTGACCATGCTGTTTATCTCCCACGATCTTTCCGTTGTAAAGAATATCAGCGATCGTGTGGCGGTGATGTACTTGGGCAAAATTTGTGAGGTCGCAAGCTCGGAAGAACTTTATCGCTCTCCACGGCATCCTTATACCGCGCTGCTGCTCGCATCCGTCCCGGAACCCGATACAACACCCAAAAAGCAAAAAAAAGGCACGCCCCATGGTGAAATCCCCTCCCCTGCCGACCCCCCGCCAGGCTGCCGTTTCCATACACGCTGCCCAAATGCCCAAGATATTTGCATTGAGGTTGAACCCGAGCTGAAACGCGTTGCCGTTGGGGGGCAGGCGGCATGTCATTTCCCGCTATGA
- a CDS encoding ABC transporter ATP-binding protein: protein MTNGNEMQPLLEVKDLQALLPMHRGLVKAMDRVSLRLQRGKTLGIVGESGCGKSMLARAIMGLLPTGSIVPSQSIVTFDGRNLIRVKKAQLRQIIGREIAMIFQDPMTSLNPVMKVGRQISEVISYHLKVSRRNARKRAVALLDLVGIPMAAQRADQYPHQLSGGLRQRVAIAIALACEPKLLIADEPTTALDVTVQATILDLLASLQQEKRMAMILITHDFGVVAGRTDETAVMVAGQIVEYAATGDLFRQVRMPYTRALMAAIPRLANRPHTKLRTIDGQPPDMVDLPVGCRFASRCWKAQPLCREKEPELKPINGRGHRLACWYPLESGENA from the coding sequence ATGACGAATGGCAATGAAATGCAACCGCTTCTGGAAGTAAAAGACCTGCAGGCCCTGCTGCCTATGCATCGCGGGCTCGTGAAAGCCATGGACAGGGTCTCTTTGCGCCTGCAACGGGGCAAAACCCTTGGCATTGTCGGCGAATCGGGATGCGGCAAGAGTATGCTGGCAAGAGCCATCATGGGGCTTTTGCCCACCGGTTCCATTGTTCCTTCGCAATCCATCGTAACCTTCGATGGCCGAAACCTTATCCGAGTGAAAAAAGCGCAGCTCCGTCAAATCATCGGACGGGAAATTGCCATGATCTTTCAGGATCCCATGACGTCGCTGAATCCGGTGATGAAAGTCGGCCGGCAGATTTCTGAAGTCATAAGCTACCATTTAAAGGTGAGTAGACGAAATGCTCGCAAACGTGCCGTCGCCCTTTTGGATCTTGTGGGCATTCCCATGGCGGCCCAGCGTGCCGATCAATATCCCCACCAGCTTTCCGGCGGCCTGCGGCAGCGGGTGGCCATTGCCATCGCCTTGGCCTGTGAACCCAAGCTGTTGATTGCCGACGAACCGACAACGGCGTTGGACGTGACTGTCCAGGCGACCATTCTTGACCTGTTGGCCTCGCTTCAACAGGAAAAGCGGATGGCGATGATTTTGATCACCCATGATTTCGGTGTTGTGGCCGGACGTACGGATGAAACGGCGGTGATGGTTGCCGGTCAAATCGTAGAATATGCGGCCACCGGCGACCTCTTCAGGCAAGTGCGCATGCCGTATACGCGTGCTCTGATGGCCGCGATTCCGCGCCTGGCGAATCGCCCCCATACAAAGCTTCGGACCATTGATGGGCAACCGCCGGATATGGTAGATTTGCCGGTAGGGTGCCGGTTTGCATCACGCTGCTGGAAGGCTCAGCCGTTGTGCAGGGAAAAAGAACCGGAATTAAAACCGATAAACGGTCGCGGCCATAGGCTGGCATGCTGGTATCCATTGGAAAGTGGGGAAAACGCTTGA
- a CDS encoding ABC transporter permease, which produces MQDKTTDKRLGFTFWISTAWIVLVVLSALTVSWWTIPAPDKMDWNHLSARPGTTVRETILQNNSDGEKTPYTYWLGTDTMGRDQVSRIVYGARISLSVGLLAPMIGLLIGGLLGCLAGYFRGPLESTIVAVMDIVLAFPGLVLLLAVTFYLGASLQNLIFSLGFLTIPAFCRVTRAKTLALSNLEFVQAARLTGAGDMAILLREIIPNVIVPVAIYGLLVVAFMIMAEGALSFLGLGIPAPTSSWGGMIAEGKEVLDESPHVSMIPAAMMFLTVVSFNLLGDSLRSYFERGKRQI; this is translated from the coding sequence ATGCAGGATAAAACAACCGACAAACGGCTGGGCTTTACTTTTTGGATATCCACTGCCTGGATTGTTCTGGTGGTTTTGTCTGCATTGACCGTCAGCTGGTGGACCATTCCTGCACCCGACAAAATGGATTGGAACCATCTCAGCGCCCGTCCCGGAACAACTGTCCGTGAAACAATCCTTCAAAACAACAGCGATGGGGAAAAAACGCCATACACGTATTGGCTGGGTACGGACACCATGGGGAGGGATCAGGTCTCACGGATCGTTTACGGTGCGCGCATTTCGCTTTCGGTCGGTTTGCTGGCACCGATGATCGGTCTGCTGATTGGCGGACTTTTAGGCTGTTTGGCCGGCTATTTCCGTGGACCGCTGGAATCGACCATTGTCGCGGTCATGGACATTGTTCTGGCTTTTCCGGGGCTTGTACTTTTACTCGCTGTCACGTTTTACCTGGGAGCCAGCCTCCAAAACCTGATCTTCTCTCTCGGGTTCCTGACGATTCCGGCCTTCTGCCGTGTTACCCGGGCAAAAACCCTGGCATTGAGCAATCTGGAATTCGTTCAGGCAGCCCGTCTGACCGGTGCCGGGGACATGGCCATCCTGCTGCGCGAAATCATTCCCAACGTGATCGTTCCGGTTGCGATCTACGGGTTGCTGGTCGTTGCCTTCATGATCATGGCCGAGGGTGCGTTGAGTTTCCTGGGGTTGGGGATACCCGCGCCGACGTCGAGTTGGGGGGGCATGATTGCCGAGGGCAAGGAGGTGCTTGACGAATCACCGCACGTCAGCATGATACCCGCAGCCATGATGTTCCTTACGGTGGTTTCTTTCAACCTGCTTGGGGACAGCTTGCGAAGCTATTTCGAACGCGGGAAACGCCAGATATGA